In the Ramlibacter tataouinensis TTB310 genome, one interval contains:
- the lysS gene encoding lysine--tRNA ligase gives MSDVHSSHNPAPDDNQLIAERREKLKALREAQKAGGGVAFPNDFKPSDHAATLLQRHGHKEAPQLEAEGITARVAGRMMLKRVMGKASFATLQDATGRLQVYVTRDGVGEEVYAAFKHWDLGDVVGCEGKVFKTKTGELSVNATSIRLLTKSLRPMPDKFHGVADQEVKYRQRYVDLMTDEDARRRFVARSKAVAGIRDFMVQHGFLEVETPMLHPIPGGANARPFVTHHNALDQEMFLRIAPELYLKRLIVGGFERVFEINRNFRNEGISVRHNPEFTMMEFYAAYWNYRDLMDFTEALVRDAAQKAVGTLQLTYGGRPVDLAQPFARLTIREAIVAHTGAGDNVDNRDWLTGALRKAGLTEEKHGLAGRSLASLQVLYFEETVEEKLWQPTFIMEHPTEISPLARANDQRPEVTERFELYITGREFGNGFSELNDAEEQTARFAAQVNAKDAGDDEAMFFDHDFVRALEYGMPPTGGCGIGIDRLMMLLTDSPSIRDVILFPALRRE, from the coding sequence ATGTCCGACGTCCACAGTTCGCATAATCCGGCTCCTGACGACAACCAGCTGATCGCCGAGCGCCGCGAAAAACTCAAGGCCTTGCGCGAAGCGCAGAAGGCCGGTGGCGGCGTCGCCTTCCCGAACGACTTCAAACCCTCCGACCACGCGGCCACGCTGCTGCAGCGGCACGGCCACAAGGAAGCACCGCAACTGGAAGCCGAGGGCATCACCGCGCGCGTCGCCGGCCGCATGATGCTCAAGCGGGTGATGGGCAAGGCCAGCTTCGCCACCCTGCAGGACGCCACCGGCCGCCTCCAGGTGTACGTGACCCGCGACGGCGTGGGCGAGGAGGTGTACGCCGCCTTCAAGCACTGGGACCTGGGCGACGTCGTGGGCTGCGAGGGCAAGGTCTTCAAGACCAAGACCGGCGAGCTGTCCGTCAACGCCACGTCCATCCGGCTGCTCACCAAGAGCCTGCGGCCCATGCCGGACAAGTTCCACGGCGTGGCCGACCAGGAGGTCAAGTACCGCCAGCGCTACGTGGACCTGATGACCGACGAGGACGCCCGCCGGCGCTTCGTCGCGCGCAGCAAGGCCGTGGCCGGCATCCGCGACTTCATGGTGCAGCACGGCTTCCTGGAGGTGGAGACGCCCATGCTCCACCCCATTCCCGGCGGAGCCAACGCACGGCCCTTCGTGACGCACCACAACGCGCTGGACCAGGAGATGTTCCTGCGCATCGCACCCGAGCTGTACCTCAAGCGCCTGATCGTCGGCGGCTTCGAGCGCGTGTTCGAGATCAACCGCAACTTCCGCAACGAAGGCATCTCGGTGCGCCACAACCCCGAGTTCACCATGATGGAGTTCTACGCGGCGTACTGGAACTACCGCGACCTGATGGATTTCACCGAAGCCTTGGTGCGCGACGCGGCCCAGAAAGCGGTGGGTACCCTGCAACTCACCTATGGCGGCAGGCCGGTGGACCTGGCGCAGCCCTTCGCGCGGCTGACCATCCGCGAGGCCATCGTCGCGCACACCGGGGCGGGCGACAACGTCGACAATCGCGACTGGCTGACCGGCGCACTGCGCAAGGCCGGCCTCACCGAGGAGAAGCACGGGCTGGCGGGCCGCTCGCTGGCCAGCCTGCAGGTGCTGTACTTCGAGGAGACGGTGGAAGAAAAGCTCTGGCAGCCCACGTTCATCATGGAGCACCCCACGGAGATCTCGCCGCTGGCCCGCGCCAACGACCAGCGGCCCGAGGTGACCGAGCGCTTCGAGCTGTACATCACCGGACGCGAGTTCGGCAACGGCTTCTCCGAGCTCAACGACGCCGAGGAACAGACGGCGCGCTTCGCCGCCCAGGTCAACGCCAAGGACGCGGGCGATGACGAGGCCATGTTCTTCGACCACGACTTCGTGCGCGCGCTGGAGTACGGCATGCCGCCCACGGGCGGCTGCGGCATCGGCATCGACCGGCTGATGATGCTGCTCACCGACAGCCCCAGCATCCGCGACGTGATCCTGTTCCCGGCGCTGCGCCGGGAATGA